One genomic window of Daphnia pulex isolate KAP4 chromosome 12, ASM2113471v1 includes the following:
- the LOC124208536 gene encoding protein N-terminal asparagine amidohydrolase-like isoform X1 translates to MVLVLGGVVLDEAPIDSRNLYHAAPHLKEAAAHVASLPPKVVSPIGLLYLHQREYAVTLPHDTENVSLLGTDDCSTCVTVILRHTGSGATCMAHVDGADQESGITPLLARIQEVSQGYANGRVELHLVGGYMDPRGYSERLVITLLHAFHKEPLEIDLVFACIGEMNTTIRGGLAWPIIYGIGFNVKTGEIFHATFPDKGPDMALRSARQLTGSSHLMDMYDCTLGVMRVGPYHYQPLRGVDLWLQQTDDFIVSQLSTAPEVELPHFASKIRTALKYIRDHPFPGVTVFQDNRPRYFRRDESGTWVHMRY, encoded by the exons ATGGTCCTCGTTTTGGGTGGAGTAGTCCTTGATGAGGCTCCCATCGATTCTCGGAACCTGTACCACGCAGCCCCACATCTCAAGGAAGCTGCCGCTCATGTGGCCTCTTTGCCGCCCAAAGTGGTTTCGCCCATCGGTCTCTTGTATCTTCATCAGCGAGAGTACGCCGTCACACTTCCGCACGATA CAGAAAATGTTTCACTTTTGGGGACGGATGATTGCAGCACGTGCGTAACCGTCATTCTTCGACATACCG GATCCGGTGCAACTTGTATGGCTCATGTGGACGGAGCTGACCAAGAAAGTGGAATCACTCCATTGCTAGCACGGATACAAGAGGTTTCTCAGGGCTATGCAAATGGTCGGGTAGAGCTCCATCTCGTTGGCGGTTACATGGATCCCAGAGGATATTCCGAACGTCTTGTCATCACTCTTTTAC aTGCATTTCACAAAGAGCCATTGGaaattgatttggtttttgcCTGTATTGGGGAAATGAACACCACCATCCGCGGTGGCTTGGCCTGGCCAATCATATACGGAATTG GCTTCAACGTCAAAACtggtgaaatatttcatgccaCATTTCCTGACAAAGGACCGGATATGGCATTGCGATCGGCTAGGCAACTTACAGGATCTTCTCAT CTGATGGATATGTATGACTGTACGCTGGGCGTAATGCGTGTAGGTCCCTATCACTATCAGCCACTACGTGGTGTCGACTTGTGGCTGCAACAg ACTGACGATTTTATAGTCTCACAATTGTCTACCGCACCAGAGGTAGAATTGCCTCATTTCGCCAGTAAGATAAGGACGGCCTTAAAGTACATACGAGATCATCCATTTCCCGGAGTTACCGTTTTTCAAGATAACCGACCACGATACTTTAGGAGAGATGAATCTGGGACGTGGGTGCATATGCGTTACTGA
- the LOC124208536 gene encoding protein N-terminal asparagine amidohydrolase-like isoform X2, whose amino-acid sequence MVLVLGGVVLDEAPIDSRNLYHAAPHLKEAAAHVASLPPKVVSPIGLLYLHQREYAVTLPHDKNVSLLGTDDCSTCVTVILRHTGSGATCMAHVDGADQESGITPLLARIQEVSQGYANGRVELHLVGGYMDPRGYSERLVITLLHAFHKEPLEIDLVFACIGEMNTTIRGGLAWPIIYGIGFNVKTGEIFHATFPDKGPDMALRSARQLTGSSHLMDMYDCTLGVMRVGPYHYQPLRGVDLWLQQTDDFIVSQLSTAPEVELPHFASKIRTALKYIRDHPFPGVTVFQDNRPRYFRRDESGTWVHMRY is encoded by the exons ATGGTCCTCGTTTTGGGTGGAGTAGTCCTTGATGAGGCTCCCATCGATTCTCGGAACCTGTACCACGCAGCCCCACATCTCAAGGAAGCTGCCGCTCATGTGGCCTCTTTGCCGCCCAAAGTGGTTTCGCCCATCGGTCTCTTGTATCTTCATCAGCGAGAGTACGCCGTCACACTTCCGCACGATA AAAATGTTTCACTTTTGGGGACGGATGATTGCAGCACGTGCGTAACCGTCATTCTTCGACATACCG GATCCGGTGCAACTTGTATGGCTCATGTGGACGGAGCTGACCAAGAAAGTGGAATCACTCCATTGCTAGCACGGATACAAGAGGTTTCTCAGGGCTATGCAAATGGTCGGGTAGAGCTCCATCTCGTTGGCGGTTACATGGATCCCAGAGGATATTCCGAACGTCTTGTCATCACTCTTTTAC aTGCATTTCACAAAGAGCCATTGGaaattgatttggtttttgcCTGTATTGGGGAAATGAACACCACCATCCGCGGTGGCTTGGCCTGGCCAATCATATACGGAATTG GCTTCAACGTCAAAACtggtgaaatatttcatgccaCATTTCCTGACAAAGGACCGGATATGGCATTGCGATCGGCTAGGCAACTTACAGGATCTTCTCAT CTGATGGATATGTATGACTGTACGCTGGGCGTAATGCGTGTAGGTCCCTATCACTATCAGCCACTACGTGGTGTCGACTTGTGGCTGCAACAg ACTGACGATTTTATAGTCTCACAATTGTCTACCGCACCAGAGGTAGAATTGCCTCATTTCGCCAGTAAGATAAGGACGGCCTTAAAGTACATACGAGATCATCCATTTCCCGGAGTTACCGTTTTTCAAGATAACCGACCACGATACTTTAGGAGAGATGAATCTGGGACGTGGGTGCATATGCGTTACTGA